A window of the Verminephrobacter eiseniae EF01-2 genome harbors these coding sequences:
- a CDS encoding HigA family addiction module antitoxin, producing the protein MAELLDEIHPGEILLEDFMKPMGISARQLAADIDVSPSRISDLVHGNRPITADTALRLGLFFDMEPRFWMNLQTEYDMRVATRTVREKIALRIRVFHHHAAA; encoded by the coding sequence ATGGCTGAACTACTCGACGAAATCCACCCTGGCGAAATCCTGCTGGAGGACTTCATGAAGCCGATGGGAATATCTGCGCGCCAGCTTGCGGCAGACATTGACGTCTCACCCAGCCGGATCAGTGATCTGGTGCACGGAAATCGTCCGATCACCGCTGATACGGCTTTGCGGCTCGGTTTGTTTTTCGACATGGAGCCGCGATTCTGGATGAATCTGCAAACGGAGTACGACATGCGCGTCGCGACACGCACCGTGCGCGAAAAAATCGCGCTCAGGATTCGTGTTTTCCATCATCATGCCGCCGCATGA
- a CDS encoding type II toxin-antitoxin system RelE/ParE family toxin translates to MTRHEALFRSQCVPRFKNIERVARRKLLQLHAATEWASLRVPPGNRLEALKGDRRGQHSIRIDDQWRVCFVWHDDGARQVEIVDYH, encoded by the coding sequence GTGACGCGACACGAGGCGCTTTTCCGCAGCCAGTGTGTGCCCCGGTTCAAGAACATTGAACGTGTGGCACGGCGAAAGCTCTTGCAACTGCATGCCGCTACTGAATGGGCCAGTTTGCGGGTTCCCCCCGGGAACCGGCTCGAAGCGTTGAAGGGCGACCGCCGGGGGCAACACAGTATCCGCATCGATGACCAGTGGCGCGTCTGTTTCGTATGGCATGACGACGGTGCCCGCCAGGTCGAAATCGTGGACTACCACTAG
- the metC gene encoding cystathionine beta-lyase, producing MSDPHKEDAAAQALDTRLTRTGKSPAYFGGTPVNAPLVRASTVLFDSVAAMRDTRARRSDERAFSYGARGTPTTFALEDAVSELEGAYRTRLFPTGLAAIGMVLLSYLKPGDHVLMSDSVYEPARNLAHSFLAPYGIRSSFFAADGSGIEDLFEPATRLVYAECPGSLVYEMCDLPKLAALTHARGALLAADNTWGSGVQYRPLALGADISTMAATKYLSGHSDVMLGTVATTREAWQPLNERCDAFGMTVSPDDAWLVLRGMRTLSARLQMHERHALEVAHWLQARPEVAAVFCPALPRHPGHDIWQRDCRGTNGLLSFEFKPGIGNAAVERFVDALSLFGRGSSWGGYESLVAWTHMRAARSVTDWSARGAVVRLHIGLEAPADLLADLAQAFTAAKA from the coding sequence ATGTCCGACCCGCACAAAGAAGACGCCGCTGCCCAAGCCCTCGATACCCGGCTCACGCGCACCGGCAAATCCCCCGCCTATTTCGGCGGCACGCCCGTCAACGCGCCGCTGGTGCGTGCCAGCACCGTGCTGTTCGACAGTGTGGCGGCCATGCGCGACACCCGCGCGCGCCGCAGCGACGAGCGCGCCTTCAGCTACGGCGCACGCGGCACGCCCACCACCTTCGCGCTCGAAGATGCAGTCAGCGAGCTCGAAGGCGCGTACCGCACGCGGCTCTTTCCGACCGGCCTTGCGGCCATCGGCATGGTGCTGCTGTCGTACCTGAAGCCCGGCGACCATGTGCTGATGTCCGACAGCGTGTACGAGCCGGCGCGCAACCTCGCGCATTCGTTCCTCGCTCCCTACGGCATCCGCAGCAGCTTTTTCGCGGCGGACGGCAGCGGCATCGAGGACCTGTTCGAGCCGGCGACGCGCCTCGTCTATGCCGAATGCCCCGGCTCGCTGGTCTACGAGATGTGCGACCTGCCGAAGCTCGCCGCACTCACCCATGCGCGCGGCGCGCTGCTCGCGGCCGACAACACCTGGGGGTCGGGCGTGCAGTACCGGCCCCTGGCATTGGGCGCGGATATCTCCACGATGGCCGCCACCAAATACCTCTCGGGCCATTCCGACGTGATGCTGGGCACCGTCGCCACCACGCGCGAAGCCTGGCAGCCGCTGAACGAACGCTGCGACGCCTTCGGCATGACCGTGAGCCCCGACGACGCCTGGCTGGTGCTGCGCGGCATGCGCACGCTCTCGGCGCGGCTGCAGATGCACGAGCGGCATGCGCTCGAAGTGGCGCACTGGCTCCAGGCGCGGCCCGAAGTGGCGGCGGTGTTCTGCCCCGCGCTGCCACGGCACCCGGGCCACGATATCTGGCAGCGCGATTGCCGAGGCACCAACGGGCTGCTCTCGTTCGAGTTCAAGCCCGGCATCGGGAACGCGGCGGTCGAGCGCTTCGTCGATGCGCTGTCGCTGTTCGGGCGCGGCTCGTCGTGGGGCGGCTACGAAAGCCTCGTGGCGTGGACCCATATGCGCGCGGCGCGCAGCGTGACCGATTGGAGCGCGCGCGGCGCCGTCGTGCGGCTGCACATCGGCCTGGAAGCGCCCGCCGACCTGCTGGCCGACCTGGCGCAAGCGTTCACCGCTGCCAAGGCGTGA